A window of the Nitrosopumilus ureiphilus genome harbors these coding sequences:
- a CDS encoding cellulose synthase family protein produces MAINPFTQFVFDLFILSAIIITAYTCNFYYLAFLSRKRKDVLTTTDWGNPSITIQLPIYNEKYVAKRLVDAVCNLDYPKDKMRIMVLDDSDDDTVDLLENAVNDYKNQGFQIEHVRRGTRSGYKAGALKHAMKSTDTELVAIFDADFIPPTWFLKRAIPHFTNSKIGLVQCRWGHVNENYSAITQAQALSLDFHFLIEQKAKSNSHLFMNFNGTAGIWRRDCIEDAGGWHTATLVEDLDLSYRAQMKGWKCLFLPDIVVDAELPVQMNAAKRQQFRWAKGSIQCAIKLLTDIALKRKVAIEAKVQAFIQLTRHVVYPLMLIQFLALPILLAGQVNLYVISFLPAITIATYLAMGPGAYIMIMQSMYQKSWKSKAKILPALLIYNAGMSVNNTVAVFDAVIGKKNEFLRTPKYGVLKTKDDWKDNAYNLPFSQVTLLEIFFGVYGIMGIFVAVFSNNPIFVPIIGLQATGFFYIAYMSLSHTRFKRNKSSKPRPKTKKEKMANTVYKLSMIGIVGIIIFGGFMAIYGYNTDIYPLDRIRGHLDGIVGSSDPVTIKSHLLAIQEDLELVMDRVPETTDANGEVISKNPVWIFATESTNLLRIQNDVDTMAASIEKISTVPKDSSAYHTGMLDINGRALSLKTNIMDATPYMYVSVANIIFSTIWIAAILGIFAALKKKKQQFKEIDETGV; encoded by the coding sequence ATGGCAATCAATCCTTTCACCCAGTTTGTTTTTGATCTGTTCATCTTATCAGCTATTATCATCACGGCATATACTTGCAATTTTTACTATTTGGCATTTCTTTCAAGAAAAAGAAAAGATGTTCTCACCACTACTGATTGGGGAAATCCATCAATTACAATTCAACTCCCAATATACAACGAAAAGTACGTTGCAAAAAGATTGGTTGATGCTGTTTGCAACTTGGATTATCCAAAAGACAAAATGAGAATAATGGTGTTAGATGATTCAGATGATGATACAGTTGATTTACTTGAAAATGCAGTTAATGATTACAAAAATCAGGGATTTCAAATAGAACATGTACGACGTGGAACAAGAAGCGGATACAAGGCAGGAGCACTAAAGCATGCAATGAAATCAACTGATACAGAACTTGTTGCAATTTTTGATGCTGACTTTATTCCTCCAACATGGTTTCTTAAACGAGCAATCCCCCACTTTACAAACTCAAAGATTGGTCTTGTTCAATGTCGCTGGGGACATGTAAATGAAAACTATTCTGCAATCACTCAGGCACAAGCACTGAGTCTTGACTTTCATTTTCTTATAGAACAAAAAGCAAAAAGCAATTCTCATCTGTTTATGAATTTCAATGGTACTGCGGGAATATGGAGACGTGATTGCATTGAGGATGCAGGAGGTTGGCATACTGCAACACTAGTTGAAGACCTTGATCTAAGTTACAGAGCACAAATGAAAGGCTGGAAATGTTTGTTTCTACCTGACATTGTAGTTGATGCAGAACTTCCTGTGCAGATGAATGCTGCAAAAAGACAACAATTCCGTTGGGCAAAAGGCTCTATCCAATGTGCAATAAAATTACTTACTGACATTGCACTAAAACGTAAAGTTGCAATTGAAGCAAAAGTTCAAGCATTCATTCAACTAACTCGTCATGTTGTTTACCCATTAATGCTGATACAGTTTTTGGCATTGCCCATTTTACTGGCAGGACAAGTCAATCTCTACGTGATTAGCTTTCTTCCGGCAATAACTATTGCAACATATCTTGCAATGGGGCCTGGTGCGTACATTATGATCATGCAAAGCATGTATCAAAAGTCATGGAAGTCTAAAGCCAAGATACTTCCGGCATTGCTAATTTACAATGCAGGAATGTCTGTAAACAATACAGTTGCAGTATTTGATGCAGTAATTGGGAAGAAAAACGAGTTTCTTAGAACTCCAAAATACGGTGTCCTAAAAACAAAAGATGATTGGAAAGACAATGCATACAATTTACCTTTCTCACAAGTTACACTGCTTGAGATCTTTTTTGGCGTATATGGAATAATGGGCATCTTTGTTGCAGTTTTTTCAAATAATCCTATCTTTGTCCCTATAATTGGACTTCAGGCTACAGGATTTTTCTATATTGCATACATGAGTTTGTCTCATACGCGATTTAAAAGAAATAAATCAAGTAAGCCCCGACCAAAAACTAAGAAAGAAAAAATGGCAAATACTGTTTACAAACTTTCCATGATTGGAATTGTGGGAATTATTATTTTTGGAGGATTTATGGCAATTTATGGTTACAATACTGATATCTATCCTCTAGACCGAATCAGGGGCCATCTTGATGGAATTGTAGGCTCATCTGATCCTGTTACAATAAAGAGTCATCTATTGGCAATTCAAGAAGATCTGGAACTAGTAATGGATCGTGTACCTGAAACCACCGATGCTAATGGTGAGGTTATTTCTAAAAACCCCGTTTGGATATTCGCTACAGAATCTACAAACTTGCTTAGAATACAAAATGATGTAGATACGATGGCTGCAAGTATTGAGAAAATTTCAACTGTTCCAAAGGATAGTTCTGCATATCATACAGGAATGCTAGATATTAACGGCAGAGCACTATCCTTGAAAACCAATATCATGGATGCGACTCCATACATGTATGTAAGTGTTGCAAACATTATATTCAGTACAATTTGGATTGCAGCAATTTTGGGAATCTTTGCTGCATTAAAGAAAAAGAAACAACAATTCAAAGAAATAGATGAGACTGGAGTTTAA
- a CDS encoding chemotaxis protein gives MAAKTTKKKTSAQAKKVVKKVTKEPTPSAVLKKVASVSDSNKALQKEIKVMSKIFGENQKVLLSMKDMIDTLTSTLEYIQKQSKQINIIEDDTQKLYAGLNQVRTQSNLVSKINDQTAKLQDEINKISEIQKTTKPQEISQQVQDSMNSIKNNSQMIIKIAQRIDEVRDDLRKVSGKTDSFLEISSEMNKLKNNLDEISDKTAKLDTGNQIIQSLKQEFERIAEGAISTTDLNAELEAIKITIDSISSKASKIDSLGGVIDGLKQQFETISTNAKSAENLSMQTIRDLGGKIDKIETEIGGLSKRADSTAFVGEGLKSVQEDISDFKQNVFDKTNSIEQKIASASDILKRQDASTAEFHKKSDKLFEEIQSIKNVTNKATSDSSKEMMALLKLSEYQSNVRMNTESKYGELKDIENMATQTADIVNLFDRISIESGEKIPLPQEVRQWAVSKILDCADKWEVRFSDVYSILTNAIGRDMLKETIRVQQIRDIYGIRAVDELRKDLNIP, from the coding sequence ATGGCAGCTAAAACTACAAAGAAAAAGACGTCAGCGCAAGCAAAAAAAGTTGTAAAAAAAGTTACAAAAGAGCCAACGCCATCAGCAGTACTAAAGAAGGTAGCATCAGTTTCAGATTCTAACAAGGCATTACAAAAAGAGATCAAAGTAATGTCAAAAATTTTCGGAGAAAACCAAAAAGTCCTACTATCAATGAAAGATATGATTGACACACTAACATCAACATTAGAGTATATTCAGAAACAATCAAAACAAATCAACATTATAGAAGATGATACTCAGAAACTGTATGCAGGGTTAAATCAAGTAAGAACCCAATCTAATCTAGTAAGTAAGATCAATGATCAAACTGCAAAACTACAAGATGAGATAAATAAAATTTCAGAGATTCAAAAAACAACAAAGCCTCAAGAAATATCTCAGCAAGTACAAGACAGTATGAATTCAATTAAGAATAATTCCCAAATGATAATAAAAATTGCACAGAGAATCGATGAAGTAAGAGATGATCTCAGAAAAGTCTCTGGAAAAACAGATTCATTTTTAGAGATTAGCTCTGAGATGAACAAACTAAAAAATAATCTTGATGAAATCTCAGATAAAACTGCAAAACTAGATACTGGAAATCAAATCATACAAAGCCTCAAACAAGAATTTGAAAGGATTGCAGAAGGTGCAATTTCGACAACAGATCTTAATGCAGAACTTGAAGCAATCAAAATTACAATTGATTCAATTTCTTCAAAAGCATCAAAAATTGATTCCCTTGGAGGAGTAATTGATGGTCTTAAGCAACAATTTGAGACAATCTCTACAAATGCAAAATCTGCTGAAAATCTAAGCATGCAGACAATTAGGGATTTAGGAGGCAAAATTGATAAAATTGAGACTGAAATTGGAGGATTATCAAAAAGGGCAGACTCTACAGCATTTGTGGGAGAAGGACTCAAATCAGTTCAGGAAGACATTTCAGATTTCAAGCAAAACGTCTTTGATAAAACAAACAGCATAGAGCAAAAAATAGCATCAGCTTCAGATATTCTAAAAAGACAAGACGCGTCAACTGCAGAATTTCATAAAAAATCAGATAAACTATTTGAAGAGATACAATCAATCAAAAACGTCACAAACAAGGCAACAAGTGATTCATCAAAAGAGATGATGGCATTGCTAAAACTTTCAGAATATCAATCAAATGTCAGAATGAATACTGAATCAAAGTATGGCGAATTAAAAGACATTGAAAATATGGCAACACAAACTGCAGACATTGTAAATCTATTTGATAGGATATCAATAGAGTCTGGTGAAAAGATTCCTCTACCTCAAGAAGTAAGACAATGGGCAGTTAGTAAAATTTTAGATTGTGCAGACAAGTGGGAAGTTCGATTCAGTGATGTCTATTCAATTTTAACTAATGCGATAGGCAGAGATATGTTAAAAGAAACAATTAGAGTTCAGCAAATAAGAGACATTTATGGAATTAGAGCAGTAGATGAACTAAGAAAAGATCTAAATATTCCTTAA
- a CDS encoding cation:proton antiporter, whose protein sequence is MQSISLQLDTSEIHSSLNTTVTSLIEQITPELPHATFVTDLAFIMIIGAVVTLAFFKIRQPLIIGYLFAGMLIGPLSPFWSWVLPEGGPSTDALGGVGILSNISALNLFAEIGVILLLFVIGIEFPYAKIKSIGRVAVGVGTLGLFLTLGVVFYAATALGLGFLDALFISAALSISSTAIIVKILEEMGRIKNESSILVLGILIVEDIIAVILISSLQSIALVGTVSIESVIIIALVASGLIVGTFTIGTRIIPPLIDKVAAAEHREILLLSVLGVCFGYALLANIVGLSVAIGAFLAGVLVAESKSAEVAKLLSSPIKDMFVAIFFISVGALMDVSELENYIFIAIALIAVATGMKFGGNLVGNIVFRQRRGKAIRSAFTLAAPRGEFSIVIVKVGVDIGAVSAFLFPLIGIISIVTAFISPFLVKAGDKIVPMLEKKDV, encoded by the coding sequence ATGCAAAGCATTTCACTTCAGTTAGATACTAGTGAAATTCATAGCTCACTTAACACAACTGTTACTAGTTTAATTGAACAGATTACTCCTGAACTTCCTCATGCAACATTTGTAACTGATTTGGCATTTATCATGATAATTGGTGCCGTAGTTACTTTGGCTTTTTTTAAAATTAGACAACCACTGATAATTGGTTATCTTTTTGCTGGAATGCTCATTGGTCCTCTCTCACCGTTTTGGTCCTGGGTATTGCCTGAAGGTGGTCCATCTACTGATGCGTTGGGAGGTGTTGGAATACTATCTAACATCTCTGCATTGAATCTTTTTGCTGAAATTGGTGTAATTTTACTTCTTTTTGTAATTGGGATTGAGTTTCCATATGCTAAAATCAAAAGCATTGGGCGAGTGGCAGTGGGTGTTGGAACATTGGGATTATTTTTAACATTAGGTGTCGTATTTTATGCTGCAACTGCATTGGGTTTGGGATTTCTAGATGCATTGTTTATTTCAGCAGCGTTATCTATTTCCAGTACTGCCATAATTGTCAAAATTTTAGAAGAGATGGGAAGGATCAAAAATGAATCTTCCATTCTTGTTTTAGGAATTTTGATTGTAGAGGACATAATCGCAGTTATTCTGATTTCATCATTGCAATCAATTGCTTTAGTTGGAACTGTATCTATTGAGTCCGTAATAATAATTGCACTGGTCGCATCTGGTCTTATAGTTGGAACATTCACAATTGGAACCCGAATAATCCCGCCATTAATTGACAAGGTTGCAGCAGCTGAGCATCGCGAGATTCTATTGCTTAGTGTTCTGGGTGTCTGCTTTGGCTATGCGTTACTTGCAAACATCGTTGGATTATCAGTTGCAATTGGAGCGTTTTTGGCAGGGGTGCTAGTGGCTGAATCAAAATCTGCTGAAGTTGCAAAATTGCTTTCCAGTCCAATCAAAGACATGTTTGTAGCAATTTTCTTTATTTCAGTTGGTGCCTTGATGGATGTGTCAGAACTTGAAAATTATATTTTCATTGCAATTGCTTTGATAGCAGTTGCTACTGGAATGAAGTTTGGTGGTAACTTGGTTGGAAATATTGTCTTTCGGCAAAGACGTGGTAAAGCAATCCGTTCGGCATTTACGTTAGCTGCTCCAAGGGGTGAATTCTCAATTGTAATTGTAAAGGTTGGGGTGGACATAGGGGCAGTTAGCGCTTTCTTGTTTCCATTGATAGGTATAATTTCTATAGTCACTGCATTTATTTCTCCATTTTTAGTAAAAGCTGGAGATAAAATAGTACCTATGCTAGAAAAAAAAGATGTCTGA
- a CDS encoding 50S ribosomal protein L16 has product MHGANYRTATGQIFTRKEYIKGKPQIKIAKFQGGKRGIYKYCVQLLINEKIQIRHMAIESTRLAANKTLEKTTGETGYYSRLRIYPHNLLRENKQIATAGADRVSEGMRRSWGKAVSLGARVKQGQCIMEMYVNTEAHLEAAKKALHGACVKLPGTPTIKVIEWDKSSP; this is encoded by the coding sequence ATGCATGGCGCCAATTATAGAACTGCAACGGGGCAAATCTTTACCAGAAAAGAGTACATCAAAGGTAAACCACAGATCAAAATTGCAAAATTTCAGGGCGGTAAAAGAGGAATTTACAAGTATTGTGTTCAGTTACTAATTAATGAAAAGATTCAGATCAGACACATGGCAATTGAATCAACTAGATTGGCAGCAAACAAAACGCTAGAGAAGACTACAGGTGAAACAGGCTACTATTCTAGATTAAGAATTTATCCACATAATTTACTTCGAGAAAACAAACAGATTGCAACTGCAGGTGCAGATAGGGTTTCTGAAGGAATGCGAAGATCATGGGGCAAAGCAGTTAGTTTGGGTGCCAGAGTCAAACAAGGGCAATGCATTATGGAAATGTATGTCAATACAGAGGCCCACTTAGAGGCAGCAAAAAAAGCACTTCATGGTGCATGTGTGAAATTGCCAGGAACCCCCACCATCAAGGTTATTGAATGGGATAAATCATCACCATAA
- the endA gene encoding tRNA-intron lyase, which translates to MEETPIVNGEMISDQTCISDKNMIHELDLKGYGEIENEKLFLKQFETLFLLYSKRLILKKGKKQIDFDTFMSICQKTDSDILTKFLIYRDLRNRGYVVKDGFGFGSDFRVYERGHFGEKGAKFLIFGLNEGQQEKMGSLQKKIEDITQMGKEPIIAVIERRGEVIYYKINRMNFYENKARLEESFQI; encoded by the coding sequence ATGGAAGAGACCCCAATAGTTAACGGTGAGATGATTTCTGATCAAACTTGTATTTCTGATAAAAATATGATTCATGAACTTGATCTAAAGGGATACGGGGAAATTGAAAATGAAAAATTATTCTTAAAACAATTTGAGACTCTATTTCTGTTATATTCCAAAAGGCTGATTTTAAAGAAAGGCAAAAAGCAAATTGATTTTGATACTTTTATGAGCATTTGTCAAAAAACTGATTCTGATATTCTTACTAAATTTCTAATATATCGTGATCTTCGAAATCGTGGTTATGTTGTTAAGGATGGATTTGGATTTGGTTCTGACTTTAGAGTTTATGAGAGAGGACATTTTGGTGAGAAAGGAGCAAAATTTCTGATCTTTGGACTAAATGAAGGCCAACAAGAGAAGATGGGTAGTCTACAGAAAAAGATTGAAGACATCACTCAAATGGGAAAAGAACCAATAATTGCAGTAATTGAGCGGCGTGGTGAAGTAATTTATTACAAAATCAACAGGATGAATTTCTATGAGAATAAAGCTAGATTAGAAGAATCATTTCAGATCTAA
- a CDS encoding DNA repair helicase: MGLRDIELKEEYRSDRDDIVAEFFFPCLSHCIEYDRCVDFLSIQTLATISMAFDNFSGGKAKLRMITGHRFRTGDLNLFTKLFSEKFTKSFEGKFIRNTKIQKLQDIVNNGQIELKIAITNSEQVSNSFSERIGIFRDDDDEAVAFTGTSRESFSIQSRDFESVDVFTSWNDKSRVERKMKDFQDLWDNKTKYVDVYDFMFAEENNLLKYSSEWILQD, encoded by the coding sequence TTGGGGTTAAGAGACATTGAATTAAAAGAAGAATATCGTTCAGACAGAGACGACATTGTAGCGGAGTTTTTCTTTCCTTGCCTCAGTCATTGTATAGAATATGATAGGTGTGTTGACTTTTTATCGATTCAGACTTTAGCCACAATTTCAATGGCATTTGACAATTTTTCAGGAGGTAAGGCAAAATTAAGAATGATTACTGGTCACAGATTCAGGACAGGTGATCTCAACCTATTTACAAAATTATTTTCAGAAAAATTTACAAAATCATTTGAAGGAAAATTTATCAGAAATACTAAAATCCAAAAACTCCAAGACATAGTAAATAATGGACAAATTGAATTAAAAATTGCAATTACAAATTCAGAACAAGTGTCAAATTCATTTTCGGAGAGAATTGGAATTTTCAGAGATGACGATGATGAAGCAGTTGCATTTACAGGAACTTCCAGAGAATCATTTTCTATCCAATCAAGAGATTTTGAATCAGTAGATGTTTTCACATCGTGGAATGATAAATCAAGAGTTGAAAGAAAGATGAAAGATTTCCAAGATCTCTGGGACAACAAGACAAAGTATGTAGATGTCTATGATTTTATGTTTGCAGAAGAAAATAATCTTTTAAAATATTCATCAGAGTGGATACTGCAAGATTAG
- a CDS encoding universal stress protein produces the protein MLYKKILVPHAETKDGDEALKHAIFASTDASKIIILHIVEAI, from the coding sequence ATGTTGTACAAAAAAATTCTTGTTCCTCATGCAGAAACAAAAGACGGTGACGAAGCATTAAAACATGCAATTTTTGCATCAACTGACGCTTCCAAAATCATTATTTTACACATTGTAGAAGCAATTTAG